The following nucleotide sequence is from Chryseobacterium sp. CY350.
ATACTTCTACAAAAGCCAATTCAATCAACTCTAACGATGATGAAGGTTTTCAATCTGCCTATCAAAATATTAAACTTGAAGATTTAAAGAAAAATCTTTATGTAATTGCAGCAGATGATATGCAGGGTCGCGATACCGGAAGTCCCGGACAAAAGAAGGCGGGAGCATATATGATCAATTATTACAAAAACCTGGGGATTTCTTACCCAAAAAGTTTAGGCTCATATTATCAGAAAGTTCCTGCTGATTACATGAAGCAGCGGGGAGGCGGAAGTTTACCCGATTCAGAAAATATTTTAGCATATATAGAAGGAAGTGAAAAACCTGAAGAAATTGTAGTCGTTTCTGCTCATTATGACCATGTAGGAACAAAAAATGGCGTTGTATACAACGGTGCAGATGATGATGGAAGCGGTACGGTAGCTGTAATGGAAATCGCTAAAGCTTTTCAAAGTGCTAAAAAAGCAGGAAAAGGCCCAAAAAGATCAATTCTTTTTCTTCATGTAACTGGCGAAGAACACGGACTTTTCGGGTCTGAATATTATTCTGATAATCCGGTTTTTCCTTTAGCGAATACTGTTGTTGATCTTAATATTGATATGATTGGCCGAGATGATGCAGAAAACAGAGGTAAAAATTACGTTTACGTCATCGGATCTGAAATGCTAAGTTCTGAGCTGAAAGTAATTAACGAAGCTGCGAACAAAAAAACGGTAAATTTAGAACTCAATTATAAATATGATGATCCTAAAGATCCCGACAGGTTGTATTACAGATCAGACCACTATAATTTTGCTAAAAACAATATTCCTGTTGCATTCTATTTTGATGGAATTCACGAAGATTATCATAAACCAACAGATGATGTTGAAAAAATAGATTACAGCATGTTGCAGAAAAGGACACAGCTGGTGTTTACAACTGCATGGGAAATTGCTAACAGGGAAGCAAGAATTGTGGTTGATAAAAAATAATTAAAACCAAATATCAGGATAAAAGCCTATAAGAAGATTCTTGTAGGTTTTTTAAAGTAAAAACGACTATATGAAAGCCTCTTCAGAAATAGCGAAAGTACAGTCCAGAAAATAAAAATTCAAATAACTTTGAAATAGTGTAAAATAAAGTTACAACATGAAGCAAAAAATAAAATCAATTCGTCCTTTTATCGGTGCCAAAAATTTTGACGAAAGCCGATCATTTTACAGAGATTTAGGGTTTGAAGAAGTAGTTCTGGAAAGTAAATTATCGGTTCTTAAAAATCAGGAAATCGCCTTCTATCTTCAGGATTATTATGCGAAAGAATGGATAGAAAACACCATGATTTTTGTAGAAGTAGAAAGTGCAGATTCATACTATGAAGAACTACAGGCTTTAAATCTGCTAGAAAAATACAAAAACACAAAATTAACACCTGTGCGTACCATGGATTGGGGAAAGGAGTGTTTTGTACATGATCCTTCAGGAGTTCTGTGGCATTTTGGTGAATTTTTCAATAGATAATTCATGATCTACGCTTTTGATACTTATTATTACGAAAATTTTGCCAGAACAGTTTGCATAGCTTTCACCGAATGGTCTTCTGAAAAAGAAACTGAAATCTTTAGTGAAAACACAGAGATTGTTTCGGATTATGAAAGTGGAGCTTTTTATAAGCGGGAACTTCCGTGTATTTTGAGCCTTTTGTCAAAAATTAATTTACAAGAGAATGATATAATTATTGTAGATGGTTTTGTTTCTTTAGATAACGAAGGAAAAATGGGATTAGGAAGCTATCTTTTTGATGCTTTAGATCAAAAAATTCCAATTATAGGGATTGCAAAGAATAATTACTCGGCCGCTGACGAAAAGAGAAGAACGATTTTTCGTGGTGAAAGTAAAATTTTAACTGCGGTCGGAATTGACGTTGATGAAATCAAAAGCAAAGTCGAACAGATGCATGGTTTATATAGAATTCCTACACTTTTGAAAAAGCTTGATCAACTGACAAGAGATTAAATTTTCAATGAGATGAAAAAAGAATCCGCTCTTTAGAAGCGGATCCAGTAGATAAATACATCTCATTTTTTAATTAGACAACAACAAAAAAGCACAGCCGACGATGCTGTGCTTAAATTTTTATTTCAAATTTAATTGCAATTTCAAAGCTGAAAAAAGCAAATAATGAATTCATTTCAGTTTTATTACATAGTAAATGTAAGAATAATTTGAATATACAAGATTAATTAAATGTTAAAATTAACAGGTTTTCCACATTTTTTTGTGGATAAAGTTTAATACATTTTTTTACTATTAATCGCTTCAATCTCAAATTGTGTTATTCTTCTAATATTATATGAACGATAACCTAAACTTTCAATGTTTTGCAACAGTGAGTACATGTCAAAATTTTTAATAGTATCATTCTCAAAAGAGAACGACAAAGCAAGAAGTCTACCTTGATTATTTTTCATGTTCTTCTTATATGATTTATCTTTAAGAAACGAATATATATGATTTTGGTTGATTTGATGCAAACTGTCTTTGCTGAGCTTTCTTCTTAATAATTCTGATTCAGCCGGGCTCCATCCACACCAATTCCATATCAATTCTTCTCTGTAAAAATAAACTATTCCGTTGTTTAAAAAAATGAAATTAACTGCTCCTTTTGGGAAATCATATAACTTTCTTTCATTAATAATAAGCAAATCGGGATTTTTAGCAACTGCTTCTTTAGTGCGTTTTTCTATATCATCATTAAATTTAGAAACGATAAAAACTTTCTTTTCAGCACTTTTCTTTCCATCATTTTTACAAGATGAAAAGATGAAAACTATTAATATACAAGATAAAATTCTCATTAATCATATGTTTAAACAAATAAAAAAGACAGATCAAAAAGTGAGTAGCAACTAGAAAACTGCGAAAAGCGTTTACAGCTTCTCTGCAATATACTTTGCTGTATGCGACTTTTTATTTTTAGCTAAATCTTCCGGTGTTCCCGCAAAAACGACTTCTCCACCATATTTTCCGGCTTCCGGACCGATGTCAATGATGTGGTCGGCAGATTTCATAATATCAGGTTGGTGTTCAATCACTATAACTGAATGTCCGAGATCAATCAAAGCCTGCAAGGATTTTAATAATTTCTGAATATCATGGAAATGCAATCCTGTGGAAGGCTCATCAAATATAAACAGGGTTTTATCTGTCGTCACGCCTTTCACAAGGAATGAAGCGAGTTTTACACGCTGCGCTTCACCACCGGAAAGTGTGGAAGAACTCTGTCCCAACTGGAGATATCCCAAACCAACTTCCTGAAGCGGAGTAAGTTTGGTAACGATCTTATCTTCTTTATTTTCTCTGAAAAAAGCCAAAGCCTCATCAACGGTCATATGCAGAATATCCGATATATTTTTTTCGTCAAATCTCACCTCAAGAATTTCGTTTTTAAAACGTGTTCCTTTGCAAACCTCACATTCCAGCTCGATATCTGCCATAAACTGCATTGAGACATTAATGACACCTTCACCTTTGCACTCATCGCATCTTCCGCCATCGACGTTGAAGGAAAAATGTTTTGGTTTGTAGCCCATCATTTTCGAAACTTTTTGTTTTGAAAACAAATCTCTGATGTCATCATACGCTTTCAGATAGGTTACAGGATTTGACCTTGAAGATTTCCCAATCGGGTTCTGATCGATCAATTCAATGTGCTTTACCAGTTTTGTGGGGAATTCTACAGAATCATAATCTCCTTTTTTTCCGCCCATTCCCAGCTGAATCTGAATGTCATTCGTGAGAATCTCTTTCATTAAAGTAGATTTTCCGCTTCCCGAAACTCCCGAAATCACGACCAGACTTTCCAAAGGAACATCAACGTCAATGTTTTTAAGATTATTTGATCTTGCTCCTTTTATATGAATAAATTCTTTTGCTTTTCTGCGTTTTTCAGGTACTTTTATTTCTAATCTTCCTGTCAGATATTTTGACGTCAGCGTATCGGCATCTTTCAATTCTTTATAATCTCCGGCAAAAACCAATTCACCACCAAGATAACCCGCTTCCGGACCAATATCAATAATATAATCTGCGGCTCTCATCACATCTTCATCATGTTCTACGACAATGACGGTATTTCCAAGATCTCTGAGATTCTTTAGTACTCCAATCAGGTTTTCGGTGTCTCGAGAATGTAAACCGATTGACGGCTCATCCAAAATATAAATGGAACCCACTAAAGAACTTCCCAAACTCGTAGCAAGATTAATTCGTTGACTTTCGCCACCGGAAAGTGTGTTAGATGTTCTGTTTAAAGTTAAATATCCAAGGCCAACTTTCAGTAGAAAATCAAGTCGGGTAGTGATTTCGTACAATAATCTTTTGGCAATATCTTTATCGTGCTGTGAAAGATTCAGACTGTTAATCATCGGTGACAATTCATCCAAAGGAAGTTCAATCATCGACTGAATATTATGACCGTCAATTTTTACCCAAGTCGTTTCCTCTCTCAAACGCAAGCCTTCACAAGTGGGACAAAGCGTTTTCCCGCGATAACGGGAAAGCATAACACGATACTGGATTTTATATAGATTTTCCTCCAGCATCTTGAAGAAATTATTCAGTGATGGAAATGTGCTTTTACCATCACCTTTCCACAAATAGCTTTTCTGCTCTTTGCTTAATTGATGATAAGGCTTATGAATAGGGAA
It contains:
- a CDS encoding M28 family metallopeptidase, producing MKKVLIPIFSAVILASCGSSKVVSNEQNTSTKANSINSNDDEGFQSAYQNIKLEDLKKNLYVIAADDMQGRDTGSPGQKKAGAYMINYYKNLGISYPKSLGSYYQKVPADYMKQRGGGSLPDSENILAYIEGSEKPEEIVVVSAHYDHVGTKNGVVYNGADDDGSGTVAVMEIAKAFQSAKKAGKGPKRSILFLHVTGEEHGLFGSEYYSDNPVFPLANTVVDLNIDMIGRDDAENRGKNYVYVIGSEMLSSELKVINEAANKKTVNLELNYKYDDPKDPDRLYYRSDHYNFAKNNIPVAFYFDGIHEDYHKPTDDVEKIDYSMLQKRTQLVFTTAWEIANREARIVVDKK
- a CDS encoding VOC family protein; the protein is MKQKIKSIRPFIGAKNFDESRSFYRDLGFEEVVLESKLSVLKNQEIAFYLQDYYAKEWIENTMIFVEVESADSYYEELQALNLLEKYKNTKLTPVRTMDWGKECFVHDPSGVLWHFGEFFNR
- the uvrA gene encoding excinuclease ABC subunit UvrA produces the protein MTPTTEIDIKKQVFVKNAHLNNLKHIDVLLPKNKLIVITGVSGSGKSSLAFDTIYAEGQRRYVESLSSYARQFLGKLEKPKVDDIKGLAPSIAIQQKVISSNPRSTVGTSTEIYDYMKLLFARIGKTFSPVSGEEVKKDSVSDVIDFIKSAKKDTSFLLTAPLEYDIENFTENLNILKLAGFTRLEVNGNVAGIEDLESFGFAPEKGMVINLVIDRFSYEDDESFLQRLADSIQMAFYEGRGYCSLKNVENGETKDFSNKFELDGIEFLEPNVHFFSFNNPYGACPTCEGYGKVIGIDEDLVIPNKALSVFEDAVASWKGESMSEWKKDFIKKAKDFPIHKPYHQLSKEQKSYLWKGDGKSTFPSLNNFFKMLEENLYKIQYRVMLSRYRGKTLCPTCEGLRLREETTWVKIDGHNIQSMIELPLDELSPMINSLNLSQHDKDIAKRLLYEITTRLDFLLKVGLGYLTLNRTSNTLSGGESQRINLATSLGSSLVGSIYILDEPSIGLHSRDTENLIGVLKNLRDLGNTVIVVEHDEDVMRAADYIIDIGPEAGYLGGELVFAGDYKELKDADTLTSKYLTGRLEIKVPEKRRKAKEFIHIKGARSNNLKNIDVDVPLESLVVISGVSGSGKSTLMKEILTNDIQIQLGMGGKKGDYDSVEFPTKLVKHIELIDQNPIGKSSRSNPVTYLKAYDDIRDLFSKQKVSKMMGYKPKHFSFNVDGGRCDECKGEGVINVSMQFMADIELECEVCKGTRFKNEILEVRFDEKNISDILHMTVDEALAFFRENKEDKIVTKLTPLQEVGLGYLQLGQSSSTLSGGEAQRVKLASFLVKGVTTDKTLFIFDEPSTGLHFHDIQKLLKSLQALIDLGHSVIVIEHQPDIMKSADHIIDIGPEAGKYGGEVVFAGTPEDLAKNKKSHTAKYIAEKL
- a CDS encoding endonuclease V; this translates as MIYAFDTYYYENFARTVCIAFTEWSSEKETEIFSENTEIVSDYESGAFYKRELPCILSLLSKINLQENDIIIVDGFVSLDNEGKMGLGSYLFDALDQKIPIIGIAKNNYSAADEKRRTIFRGESKILTAVGIDVDEIKSKVEQMHGLYRIPTLLKKLDQLTRD